One genomic segment of Ipomoea triloba cultivar NCNSP0323 chromosome 9, ASM357664v1 includes these proteins:
- the LOC116029656 gene encoding uncharacterized protein LOC116029656: MSLEDIVKSLATNTQQFQQQTQQFQQETRTSIQHLENQMSQLASTVSRLESQGKLPSQTVLNPKQNASAVTLRSGKELEEPTKVRSKHNRDEENEKEVHPTQNDQQLVKESPDTLVIPPPFLSRLAKSKKVEEQKEILETFRKVEVNIPLLDAIKQIPRYAKFLKELCTNKIKLKGNEMVSMGENVSAVLQKKLPPKCKDPGMFTIPCKIGNVNVEKVMLDLGASINVMPLSIYSSLDVGALKETGVIVQLTNRSNVYPVGVLEDVLVQVDGLIFPADFYVLDMEEDNSPNSSLI, encoded by the coding sequence ATGTCATTAGAGGATATTGTTAAGTCACTTGCCACTAACACACAACAATTTCAACAACAAACACAACAATTTCagcaagaaacaagaacaagtatTCAACATTTAGAAAATCAGATGAGCCAACTAGCATCTACCGTGAGTAGATTGGAATCTCAAGGTAAGTTACCCTCGCAAACTGTTCTAAATCCAAAGCAAAATGCAAGTGCAGTTACCTTGAGAAGTGGAAAAGAGTTGGAAGAACCTACTAAAGTGAGAAGCAAACACAACCgagatgaagaaaatgaaaaagaagttcATCCAACCCAAAATGATCAACAGCTTGTCAAAGAAAGTCCAGATACTTTGGTAATTCCTCCCCCTTTTCTTAGTAGATTGGCAAAATCAAAAAAGGTggaagaacaaaaagaaatactTGAAACATTTCGAAAGGTCGAGGTAAATATTCCTTTACTTGATGCTATTAAACAAATTCCTCGATATGCTAAGTTTCTCAAGGAGTTAtgcacaaataaaataaagttgaaaGGCAATGAAATGGTAAGCATGGGGGAAAATGTTTCAGCTGTTTTACAAAAAAAGTTGCCTCCTAAATGCAAAGATCCAGGTATGTTCACTATCCCTTGCAAAATTGGAAATGTTAATGTTGAAAAAGTAATGTTAGATCTAGGTGCTTCAATTAATGTGATGCCTTTATCTATTTACTCGTCTTTGGATGTTGGTGCCTTAAAAGAAACTGGTGTCATTGTTCAACTTACTAATAGATCTAATGTTTATCCTGTCGGGGTTCTAGAGGATGTTTTAGTACAAGTTGATGGATTGATTTTTCCTGCTGATTTTTATGTGTTAGATATGGAAGAAGACAATTCACCCAATTCCTCATTGAtctga